Proteins found in one Neomonachus schauinslandi chromosome 1, ASM220157v2, whole genome shotgun sequence genomic segment:
- the GPX1 gene encoding glutathione peroxidase 1 isoform X1, translated as MCAAPLAAAAAAAAAAAAPRSVYAFSARPLAGGEPLSLGSLRGKVLLIENVASLUGTTVRDYTQMNELQRRLGPRGLVVLGFPCNQFGHQENAKNEEILNSLKYVRPGGGFEPNFTLFEKCEVNGAQAHPLFAFLRESLPAPSDDATALMTDPKFITWSPVCRNDIAWNFEKFLVGPDGVPVRRYSRRFPTINIEPDIEALLSQGPSSA; from the exons ATGTGTGCAGCTccgctcgccgccgccgccgccgccgccgctgcggCAGCGGCCCCGCGCTCCGTGTATGCCTTCTCTGCGCGCCCGCTGGCCGGCGGGGAGCCCCTGAGCCTGGGTTCCCTGCGGGGCAAGGTGCTGCTCATCGAGAATGTGGCGTCGCTCTGAGGCACAACGGTCCGGGACTACACCCAGATGAACGAGCTGCAGCGGCGCCTCGGGCCCCGGGGCCTGGTTGTGCTCGGCTTCCCGTGCAACCAGTTCGGGCATCAG GAGAACGCTAAGAACGAAGAGATCCTGAATTCCCTCAAGTACGTCCGACCTGGCGGCGGGTTCGAGCCCAACTTCACGCTTTTTGAGAAGTGCGAGGTGAACGGCGCGCAGGCGCACCCCCTCTTCGCCTTCCTGCGGGAGTCCCTGCCAGCCCCCAGTGACGATGCCACTGCGCTCATGACCGACCCCAAGTTCATCACCTGGTCTCCCGTGTGCCGCAACGACATCGCCTGGAACTTTGAGAAGTTCCTGGTGGGCCCGGATGGTGTGCCTGTGCGCAGGTACAGCCGCCGCTTTCCCACCATCAATATCGAGCCTGACATCGAAGCCCTGCTGTCCCAGGGGCCCAGCAGTGCCTAG
- the GPX1 gene encoding glutathione peroxidase 1 isoform X2: protein MCAAPLAAAAAAAAAAAAPRSVYAFSARPLAGGEPLSLGSLRGKENAKNEEILNSLKYVRPGGGFEPNFTLFEKCEVNGAQAHPLFAFLRESLPAPSDDATALMTDPKFITWSPVCRNDIAWNFEKFLVGPDGVPVRRYSRRFPTINIEPDIEALLSQGPSSA, encoded by the exons ATGTGTGCAGCTccgctcgccgccgccgccgccgccgccgctgcggCAGCGGCCCCGCGCTCCGTGTATGCCTTCTCTGCGCGCCCGCTGGCCGGCGGGGAGCCCCTGAGCCTGGGTTCCCTGCGGGGCAAG GAGAACGCTAAGAACGAAGAGATCCTGAATTCCCTCAAGTACGTCCGACCTGGCGGCGGGTTCGAGCCCAACTTCACGCTTTTTGAGAAGTGCGAGGTGAACGGCGCGCAGGCGCACCCCCTCTTCGCCTTCCTGCGGGAGTCCCTGCCAGCCCCCAGTGACGATGCCACTGCGCTCATGACCGACCCCAAGTTCATCACCTGGTCTCCCGTGTGCCGCAACGACATCGCCTGGAACTTTGAGAAGTTCCTGGTGGGCCCGGATGGTGTGCCTGTGCGCAGGTACAGCCGCCGCTTTCCCACCATCAATATCGAGCCTGACATCGAAGCCCTGCTGTCCCAGGGGCCCAGCAGTGCCTAG
- the USP4 gene encoding ubiquitin carboxyl-terminal hydrolase 4 isoform X3 — MAEGGGCRERPDAETQKSELGALMRTTLQRGAQWYLIDSRWFKQWKKYVGFDSWDMYNVGEHNLFPGPIDNSGLFSDPESQTLKEHLIDELDYVLVPTEAWNKLLNWYGCVEGQQPIVRKGIVVVSGGE, encoded by the exons ATGGCGGAAGGTGGAGGCTGCCGTGAGCGGCCGGATGCGGAGACTCAGAAATCCGAGCTCGGGGCCTTGATGAGGACCACGCTCCAACGTGGGGCGCAGTG GTATCTTATTGACAGCCGGTGGTTCAAGCAGTGGAAGAAGTATGTGGGTTTCGACAGCTGGGATATGTACAATGTGGGTGAACACAATCTATTTCCTGGCCCAATAGATAACTCCGGACTCTTTTCAG atccTGAGAGTCAGACCTTGAAAGAACATTTAATTGATGAATTGGACTACGTATTGGTCCCAACAGAGGCCTGGAATAAATTACTAAACTGGTATGGCTGTGTAGAAGGCCAGCAGCCCATTGTCAGAAAA GGAATTGTGGTCGTGAGTGGTGGTGAGTGA